The Sinomicrobium kalidii region CGCGCCGATTACGGAAAAGCCTCTTACATCGAATATTACCGCAACCAACTGGAAGAGATATTCACCACCTACGGCCCTGTTTTTGAAATGTGGTTCGACGGAGCCAATGGCGGGGACGGTTATTACGGAGGTGCGAAGGAAACCCGGAATATTGACCGGAAAACCTATTACGACTGGCCCGCCACTCTCGACATGGTCCGTGAATTACAGCCCGAACCCCGGGTGATCTTTTTCAGCGATGCCGGGCCGGATATCCGCTGGGTAGGCAACGAAGAGGGCCTGGCCGGGGAAACCAACTGGAATACCATTTCCAACGACACCCTGTATGCCGGTAAGGCCGGGATAAGCGAGCTCCTGGCTACCGGTTCCGAAGACGGGAATGAATGGATCCCTGCCGAAGTGGATGTATCGATCCGCCCCGGATGGTTTTATCACAAGGAAGAAGACACGAAAGTAAAATCGGCTGAAGAGTTGTTCGACATTTACCTCACTTCCGTGGGGCGGGGTTCCAACCTGTTGCTGAACATTCCTCCGGACAAAAGGGGGCTGATCCACGAAAAGGATGTGGCCGCTCTGAAAGCCTGGCGAAAACTCATCGACGATACCTTCCGTACCAACCTGGCTGCCAAGGCCCCTGCAACGGCGTCAGCCTACCGGGGTAAATCGCCCGATTATGCCGCTACCAACGTTACTGACGAGGACAAGAACACCTACTGGACTACCGACGATGGAACGACTACGGCCTTCGTGGAAATAGACCTGGGAGAAGAGCAGCAGGTTTCCTATATTCTTTTACAGGAATATATCCCCCTGGGGCAACGGGTAAAATCCTTCACGGTTGAAGCCCGCCAGGGAGATAACTGGGAAAAGATAACCGAAGCCACTACCATAGGATATAAACGCATCCTTAAAACAGGGACGGTAAGTACAGACAGAATACGTG contains the following coding sequences:
- a CDS encoding alpha-L-fucosidase — encoded protein: MKNRIQLLSLAVFLTTLCACDTQKKKVTPPAPVGPVPSEAQVAWQEMELNAFIHFTTNTFTGKEWGYGDESPAIFNPSETDVDQWVTTLKEAGFKGVILTAKHHDGFCLWPSKYTEHSIENSPYKDGKGDIVREVSEACKRHGLKFGVYLSPWDRNRADYGKASYIEYYRNQLEEIFTTYGPVFEMWFDGANGGDGYYGGAKETRNIDRKTYYDWPATLDMVRELQPEPRVIFFSDAGPDIRWVGNEEGLAGETNWNTISNDTLYAGKAGISELLATGSEDGNEWIPAEVDVSIRPGWFYHKEEDTKVKSAEELFDIYLTSVGRGSNLLLNIPPDKRGLIHEKDVAALKAWRKLIDDTFRTNLAAKAPATASAYRGKSPDYAATNVTDEDKNTYWTTDDGTTTAFVEIDLGEEQQVSYILLQEYIPLGQRVKSFTVEARQGDNWEKITEATTIGYKRILKTGTVSTDRIRVNITGAKACPLISNIEVY